A DNA window from Aspergillus nidulans FGSC A4 chromosome I contains the following coding sequences:
- a CDS encoding uncharacterized protein (transcript_id=CADANIAT00007141), whose amino-acid sequence MALCGSWKRTSNIVSRVNPRGIKVAGQTLCSMVCPRLKIWHFGSLDYFTTAVEV is encoded by the exons ATGGCCCTCTGTGGGTCATGGAAGCGGACAAGCAATATCGTTAGTCGCGTCAACCCACGTGGCATTAAGGTGGCTGGCCAAACTTTATGCTCCATGGTTTGTCCCCG CCTCAAGATATGGCATTTTGGGTCCTTGGACTACTTTACAACAGCGGTGGAGGTCTGA